AATACAGGAGAAATGGAGATATAATTTTTTTGGATGccatgcattcttcttcctttttaaaaccttGCGCCTAcgtcacccacaatgcaactaacCACTtactgacatcactggaggcaatttatccaATTACAtgccacaaaaggctttgtcCCACTAAAGGCAGAAGTACTCCCAAAGACTCGTGAACACActttcatgtgtaaaattgtTGGAGTGACCCTTTGATTAAAAATACAACCTCCAAAAATACATGTAATGATTAAAGTCTGTGTGGAGTTTGCTGTGTATGGACAAACAAGAAAAGTGAAGTGGGGCAAAAGTCAAAAATGCATATTgagttcagtcagtcagttatatTTTCACCAAGCCGTTAATCATTAACTCCAGAAACGAGGAGTTAACTTTTAACAGCAGAGGTGGGTTTACActggactgctgctgctgctgccaatgTGTGGCAGGAAGTGTAAACTCAACAGTTTATTGGAAGTCTTGTAATAGTTTTTATCTTGTGTAAATAAAAGCTGCTGGTTCTCCTCTGAAACGACCGTCCCTGCTGTGTTCAGTCAGTTCGGACGTGAAGCACGAGCGCTTACTCAGTCCTGTTGTTTGTTATCGCCTGTAACCATTGGTAACCCGACAGGCTGAGTTGTCGGTTTCTGCTCAACTGGACTCTGACCTAATTAACGAGGTGCACGCACGCCGCGACACACCATCTCTACTTGTACCCGTACCTAACTCTCTTATCTAAAACAAACACGGTGCTGTAAGTTGCTGGAAGCGTGAGTTTGCTGACGCTTACTGACGCAGAGTCAATTGAGCAAGTGGGAGCCTCGCACTTAGTTGGCAGCAACAACCATACATACTGAAGACTCGAATCACAGTTCAATCGCTCACCTGTCTGGCCCTCTCTCTCGCGTAGGACTCGCTGTCCCCTTCTGTTTCTGTCCCCGAGTCTCCATCCTCGCCAGAGTTGAGGGACGACACGCCCGACTGAGACGCCCCCTCGCACTCGGACAGCTCTGCACCCTTCCATAAACACTTGTTTTGGTCCAGATCCTGTAAAAAGGGACAGCTGGTGCTCGTGGCGCTGAGGCTAGCACGGAAATTCAGCCACCCTAGGGATGTGCTCTGCGCCCGACCGCTCCCTGTATCGGAGGAGCTTCCCGCGTCGGGGTCGTGGAAGCTCGCCTGAGACGCATCTGACCCCAGCCGCTTTGCCAGGTGCTCGGCCACCTCCCCTTCCACGCTGCTCCTTTCAAGGCCTtgtcctccttttcctctctctaGCCAGCTGGAACCCCTCTCTTCATCTGCCCTTTTCCACCCAGCTTCTACCAGTTCCTCTGCCTTTTGACAAATTGATACTGGCGCTAGTACACCAGTGTCCCTTGTTTTCTTGTCCTCTGTAATGTCCATGACAAACTTCTCATGCCCCAGTGACATAGTGATTGCAAGGCCGTCACCAAAGGTCTTCAGGGGGCAATGGTGCAATATTAACCCTGATGACCCTTCCCCCAGTGCTGGGCTTGACTCTGAGGAGACTGCCTTGACACTGGATCTGTCTGAAAAGCCGATGTCCGCCTTCATTTCTATATCtctttcatttgtttccttCTTGACTGTATCAACGCCAGCCTCTGTTTTCTTGTCATGTATCTCAGTTTTCCATGGGCCGTCAGCCCCGCCTCTCGCCTGTCTGTCTGGATTTGAGCTTGAATTTACAGGGAATTCCAGCTCACTCTCACTCTTACTGTTGCCAGTGCTGGAGCGAGGCGAGCAGGAAAGATCACAGTCATCCCTGATTACTGTTGCTCGATTGCTCAGACCTTTCTCTGTGACACAAGTTTCCTTCCCGCAAGCCAGCCGCCTGCGATACTTTGGACACTGCATGAAATGTTCATTAGTCCCTTCAGCTACAGGTGTGGGAGTGCCTGCACCATTCTGACCTCCTACTTTGCCATTTGCTGATTTGAGACAGAGCCAAGCCACTTCCTGCTGCGACGGTGAGTCAGCGACTGGTTTGACTTCTTTCTTATCCAACAATGGCTCGCCAGAGGTGATGCTGCCATCTTCCTGAGAAGATCGCCTCTTGCATTTCTTCTTGCAGCAGGTCTTTCTCGGAAAAGAGCCCTTGCTGCTGGACAAGAACTTAGGTAAGAGGAAGTCAAAACATGCGTCGTCAAGGTCCCTGAAACCAAGAATGGAGGCAGAGTTGCGTATTTCTAGGACGTTGTCTTTCCCGAAGAGAAGTTTGGACGTGTAGGCAAACTTCAGCAAAGGTTCAAAGCCGGCAACTGTCACCTGTGAGAGAGCAAAAACCACATGAATTAGCACTTCCTATTCTCAGTTCAGAGGTTCCCCTTACCCACTACTTTACTTGCTTAGATTCACTGAATTCCTGAATGACTATGGCATGATGATTGTTAATCAATCTGATTTAAAGGTAGTCTTACATTGCGGCAGGGCCTAATTTCAGATTACATaaaattcacttttaaaaaaggtcTGTCCTGTGGTATTTATTGGTTTCTGACTCTTGGAAAGTGGAAAAggcaataaaacattatcaaaaCTACTTCATCTGAACTCTTTCATCAAATCACACACTTTTGATAACTAACTGTCgggatattttttcacattttcagcacCCCTAGAGACTCTCTCCCCACTTTTAAATCCTCAAAGCAATAGGGAATAGTGTGATATCTCCTGTAAGATAATCATCCACATACAACTGTAGGCTCAGAAGTGAAAATAGAAATATTCTGACCACTaagaaaaagtttttaaaaagatagTAGTATTGTGCTGGCTTTGCAGTCAATACATGTAACCATCACATTTAGTTTCTGTGGCTATTGCAGTTAAAGAAGTTGTAAACTAGCACATCCTACAAATTTAAAGAATCTAGTGCAAATGAaattttgaaaacaaacagagtttCATTCCCAGTTTGTGAAATACAGAGAATTTCAGTTGGTATTCAGAGCATAATTCTAGCCCGAAGCAACTGTATTTGAAAACCTGGTAGAATGAGAGTCAGCAATCGAACTGATTCACCAGAATCACTTCACGTATAATAGCCATATTGCATGGGAAAACTGAAAGGAAGACATCTTCCTCTGGAAAGACCACACCATCTTTTTAGCAGCTGAGACAGGTGGTATTGTTTTCactttgtgagtctgtgtgtgtgtgtctttgtgttatGATGCCTCTCTTTCCCAGGctagatttttgttttgtaatttaaagGTGTGTAGATTTGAAAAAATGAAGATGGAGGGGTgccccagtagctcagttggtggagCGTCTGCCCCATGTAAggaggctgtgtcctcgctgctGTGGCCCAAGGTTCAAAACCAGCCTGCAGCATATCATCCCCCCTCAACTGTCCTGTCTAATAAAGCcatgaaatgtcaaaataaagcaACCAAAGAAAATGAAGGCTGAGATCAAAGATGGTTATAGTCTAAGCAGAGTGGTTGGAAGTAATGATGGGGCAACCAGCACCCCCAACATTACGCTTCTGGCCCACATCAGTTTCAAGTCACAGATCGCTGTATTCCAGTTTGAATCATTCCTGCCCACTGTAAGACATTAAGACTAAAATATCATCTTGTGACGGCATCACACCCACACCACACACGCCGGTGACAACTCTGCGCTCATGGTGCCCTAAAACACATGACGTGAGATGGCAAAACGTGCTCCTGGAGGTGTTTATTGTAGCGGAACACTACCACTGAGCACGATTTGTCCGGGGATGTTAATATTTTGTCGACGTGTCACAATCCTACAAGATATGGTCCTTAAGCTTTACAGGTGTGTAGTTGATCATCAAGACTAAGGCTGAGTTGACAGACAGGTGTGGTCTGACCTATGAGTACTGAGTACTCATGTAAAAATGTAGCAATGATGACTGAGTACTCGTGGGTCGGAATACCAAGATGTTGACGGGTGTTGCTACTGGCATGAtcctatttctttctttctttctttctttctttcttaatttCCATTACAGTCTCAACTGAAATTAGGCTTTCCTTGAATGTCTCTTGGAGAACCTGAAACACTTGATTCTACAGCCAACAGTATTTTCCATCAAAACCTCTCAGTCACTTTCCATTCTCACTTCACTTTTCCATGGGATTGTTTTGTCAAAGGCTTGTGTGCATCTACTCTTTATCTGTACGCCACCCTGAGGTGGCAGCTCACCTCGTGGGGCAGGGTGATGACCGCACCATGCTGTGTGAGCGAGGAGATCCTCTGTGCGAAGTACTCGCAGCAGGAGGCGAGCACCGAGCGGTGTGCTCTGAAACTCTCGCCCTCCACCACCACGGTCACGTCACACAGCGTGTCccggtggcgctgctcgtccagGCGGCGCAGCACATGGGAGGAATGCACTGTGGACTCGAATGTAAACACAGACGACCGGGGGGAAGACATGGCCATCAGGGGACACCtatatgtacacacaaacacacacacgggcttTAATAACTAACTATTTCCCCTTCATGAAGACACACTCTTAAAAAAAGTTATACATCAAAACTACAAGAAAAACATGCCTACCGTACAGAGCTTTATATATCCAAGTTTCTTAGAATGTCAAGGAGAGTCCCAGCTGTTGCGCACTCATGGTTATTTCTAAATGGAATGCTGTCAGACAGGGCTACGTTTCCCAGAAAGCCTTATCTCAACTCGGCCACACACTACAAACTGAGCTTGACTCAGTCATGAGgcctgtgtgtgagtatgtgagagggagggagggagggagggagggacggagggatggagagagagtgtgtgtgagtgtgtgtcgcaACAGCTCTGGGTGTAACAGATCAAGCGCTGACTCATGCACTTCATGCTGATATGGGATGAGCAAGCAGTTTTCCCGTCCAAACACCAATCCCACCCCTTGAATCCGTCTGGTGAACTCacagggttttgttttttttcccacagaaaatcccccttttttttttttaggtttccCCCCGAACACAATTCCAGGGATCAAGGTGTGGgttgggaataaaaaaaaaaaaaaaagccagtgtTTCAACAGGATATTGCAACTTCAGATTTTTACAGTTGTCTGGACAGCTAATTGCAGAACGCATTCCGAGGACAACTTGAGCAAAAACAGAGTGTTAAAAAACAAGGAAACTGACCTGTGGCAAGAAGAGAGAGGCTCTGTTGCGTTACTATTTCTCCGTGGGTCCTTGTTGTCTCATAGCTCGTGGGGTTAGCGGGAAGTCTTTCTGTGTGCTCTCAGTTCAAGTCGTCtttgttatgtttgtgtttgtgtgtgtgtgtgtgtgtcagagagagagagagggagagagagagagagagagagagagagagagagagagagagagagagagcatgccTTCCTGGCAGAGTGACAGAAAGTCAACAACTGTAAAGCAGTACCAGCGCAGTTAATACAGCTGAATGTTTATCCATTATGAATTTTAAATTCTACATCCTTTTTTGGGGGGCCTTTGAGGTGTCAGCAGCTGCTGTTATTTGCCGCGCAAGTATCCACCAAACATCCATCTGTGATCGGATGATCATAGATGCAAATTAATACTGCCAAGAAAACAGAGTAGCACTAAAATGTTGTGTAAAGTAAAAGAAACTTACAAAGCTGAAGAAGCCAGGCAGCAAAGTATCACTGCAAGGCACTGTATTTAATGTCACATGATTGCGATGAGGAAGAGAGAAGCCTGCCGGAGCGTAACTGACCAATCAGGTGACTGTTTCATAATTCCAGAATGAGCTAATCTGCCTCatgaataaaaaagggaaaaaaaagcatctaGTTCCCTTTTCCACATAAATGCTGGCAATGTGGTCATAACATAAAgcacacagcaaacacaactGCAGCGGCTTGGAGAAATGAAATTAAGGAACTGATGCTGGCAGTAAAATAAAACGCATTTTATTAATAGACAAAGACAATTAAGCAACAGTTTATCTTGTAGAATACTTCCCCTTCGACAGGTGGGTgacacatcaaaaaaaaaaaaaaaaatgtacaaccCTAACAGATACTTATTGTGAAAAGGATTATCTCACAAATGGCTCTTAACTCGCCCGACGTCTGACGCTGTCTTAAAcatctcatttcctttttttgttttattatcataaCAGGAACTTTGACGGGCAAGTGCTGTGGGTGGTAGAGAGAGGgggcagggacacacacacacacacacacacacaacatttggACCACATCATCTCCAACCTCCTCCGCAGACCTCAGGTGAAAGATCTGAGTCTCCACAGGACCTGAGACGGATCACATTGACAGCAGCTGACATTGTGTAAATAGTGTGCCGTGAGGTGTTGCAGGAAGGCTCTGCAAGATCATAGAATAACCAAACAGCACCCAGAAAAGTGGCTGATGTGTCATAGCTCAGTAGAATCTCTACAACAACCTCACAACGATGACGGCCGTCCGTCTGTGGTTCGAATGAATGACTCAGGCTTGAACAAACACGGCGCCCTTCT
This genomic window from Sparus aurata chromosome 13, fSpaAur1.1, whole genome shotgun sequence contains:
- the bach1b gene encoding transcription regulator protein BACH1b yields the protein MAMSSPRSSVFTFESTVHSSHVLRRLDEQRHRDTLCDVTVVVEGESFRAHRSVLASCCEYFAQRISSLTQHGAVITLPHEVTVAGFEPLLKFAYTSKLLFGKDNVLEIRNSASILGFRDLDDACFDFLLPKFLSSSKGSFPRKTCCKKKCKRRSSQEDGSITSGEPLLDKKEVKPVADSPSQQEVAWLCLKSANGKVGGQNGAGTPTPVAEGTNEHFMQCPKYRRRLACGKETCVTEKGLSNRATVIRDDCDLSCSPRSSTGNSKSESELEFPVNSSSNPDRQARGGADGPWKTEIHDKKTEAGVDTVKKETNERDIEMKADIGFSDRSSVKAVSSESSPALGEGSSGLILHHCPLKTFGDGLAITMSLGHEKFVMDITEDKKTRDTGVLAPVSICQKAEELVEAGWKRADEERGSSWLERGKGGQGLERSSVEGEVAEHLAKRLGSDASQASFHDPDAGSSSDTGSGRAQSTSLGWLNFRASLSATSTSCPFLQDLDQNKCLWKGAELSECEGASQSGVSSLNSGEDGDSGTETEGDSESYARERARQVQLPFSVDWIVDLSRNDFQQLLKQQVFTSEQLEFVHDMRRRSKNRLAAQRCRKRKLDCIYNLQCEINKLKTEREILMTEKSHLGQLKLKECHKVSALCQRVCNEANLLPEQLQVFAKYTSPDCPLSSLFPHIDALLSQHGLPPQVHASLSACSAALDQHMASEEASSGSSRDTLTRDSQHSL